Proteins encoded together in one Branchiostoma floridae strain S238N-H82 chromosome 18, Bfl_VNyyK, whole genome shotgun sequence window:
- the LOC118406006 gene encoding uncharacterized protein LOC118406006 has translation MGQRWSTPTVLNEDSKDVATAAASELAKQMTVSAVQATAGAVVVGVGGAVAGAIAQVIFRGLWDTVFPPDAEESSTMDEMKSIVKQELKQDTLDQINGVLHDLFDMLTKDYTLDKMHSDLTDPTDRERLHDLLTRLNEHLIGVIGTLMQESYAKIGLTSFLLLAGLRLALYQEMANVDPENEDPDFNPARSSRYATPRVGLVAQYAEKYAEHVEEWWPRILEDRRRAVVAGSAVTSTGVSVSLVGTVTEWIEDHAIRKDDIHVRSYSNIAAPPQPSLDTLLEEYRQQVAVKLSKKFNHPEEIATNWRKLIDKPINMTIEDVP, from the exons ATGGGACAGCGGTGGTCGACCCCGACAGTGCTAAACGAGGACTCCAAAGACGTGGCAACGGCAGCAGCCTCCGAACTGGCTAAACAGATGACCGTCAGCGCTGTACAGGCCACTGCTGGGGCCGTGGTGGTGGGGGTAGGGGGAGCCGTGGCCGGGGCTATCGCACAG GTGATATTCCGTGGTCTATGGGACACGGTCTTCCCACCAGATGCTGAAGAGTCCAGTACTATGGACGAGATGAAGTCTATCGTGAAGCAGGAACTGAAACAGGACACTTTGGATCAGATCAACGGAGTGCTGCATGACCTGTTCGATATGCTGACTAAGGATTACACCTTAGATAAG ATGCACAGTGACCTCACCGACCCAACCGACCGAGAGCGCCTCCACGACTTGTTGACAAGGCTGAACGAACATCTCATCGGAGTGATCGGCACGCTGATGCAGGAGAGCTACGCCAAGATCGGGCTGACGTCATTCCTCCTCCTGGCGGGACTGAGGCTCGCGCTGTACCAGGAAATGGCTAACGTGGATCCGGAGAACGAAGACCCGGACTTCAACCCTGCCAG ATCTTCGCGCTACGCCACACCGCGGGTTGGTCTGGTAGCGCAGTACGCAGAGAAATACGCGGAGCACGTGGAGGAATGGTGGCCGCGGATTCTGGAGGACCGTAGGAGGGCTGTTGTTGCAGGGAGCGCCGTAACGTCTACAGGTGTCTCCGTGTCACTGGTGGGGACAGTAACAG AGTGGATAGAAGACCACGCCATCAGAAAAGACGATATCCACGTGAGATCCTACAGTAACATTGCAGCCCCGCCACAGCCGTCTCTAGACACATTGCTTGAAGAATACAGACAACAGGTGGCAGTGAAGTTGTCTAAAAAGTTCAACCATCCCGAAGAAATCGCGACCAACTGGAGAAAACTTATTGACAAGCCCATTAATATGACAATTGAAGACGTGCCCTGA